In a single window of the Streptomyces sp. NBC_00285 genome:
- a CDS encoding amino acid adenylation domain-containing protein, which produces MTQPALADVLPLTPLQEGLLFHAVYEHERDAADVYLVQLVFEIEDPVDAERLRAAWQALLDRHPNLRAAFRRRKGGAPVQVVPHRAALPWTETGIDSETAWSQLLDEDRDRGFDPATPPLIRCTLAHLPDGRHRLLVTHHHILLDGWSVSVLVRELLALYGKSEPDLPPAPAYRTFLEWLTRQDRTAAETAWRTALDGVTEPTRLAPPHPGPGPLAQARAELPEATGAALTALARKLGITANTLVQTAWSILLSRTTGRNDVLFGATVSGRPAALPGVESMVGLFVNTVPVRVRLRPDRALSALLRDVQGGFVGLLDHHHLGLADIQRTTGLPELFDTLVVFENYPMEEATRADAGGLRITGTSGRDATHYPVTLVAFPGPRLRFRLAHRADLFEDGWADAQLAHLVHILETIAAHPELPLGRLGLLDPGSDPRPDPATEPAPTTHTLIGLWTAQVSAIPDAEAIKAAGTSLSYAELDARAELLARRLTALGAGPEQVVGIALPRTPDLVVAVLAVLKAGAAYLPLDPAYPKDRLAYIVEDARPVAVLATAETAGVLPEDTELVLIETEVTDHQTSLKSPLPGNLAYITYTSGSTGRPKGVLATHRNAVEFVEWTHRALGPDALQKVLFSTSLNFDVSVFEIFAPLLCGGRIELVDSLLSLTASGTDAGLISGVPSVMAGVVSERPDATPHTVALGGEPITAQLRAELEAAFPGARLVNFYGPTEATIYATAWRSDDDPAEGSPPLGEPLARNCLYLLDQALRPVPDGIVGEIHLGGGGPARGYLGRPGLTAGRFVADPFGAPGERMYRTGDLAVRDRDGRLRFVGRADHQVKIRGFRVELGEIEAVLTAHPAVARAAVTVRQDGRGEKQLVAYVVPYAVAGTPPTSTGTDTLLAELRAHLSRTLPAHMVPATIVPLAALPCTASGKTDRTALPDPAAPAATDSAPRTPQEERLRTIVADVLGLDATRVGVHDSFFDLGGHSLLTPRLTARIRTDLGAELPLRAVFETPSVAGLAERLRGGASGAAPLDAVLPLRTRGAKEPLFCLPPASGLAWGFAGLARHLDPERPLYGLQSKGLTPGDPRSGSLRETVADHITRIREIQTEGPYHLLGYSMGGLVAYDVAVTLQKQGHEVALLAMLDAYPGVWITRGARAADRPTLLRSLLSILGRPQPDATEPLTDARFAELVRETPDMTASLDDTELAALVEVTAGNRRLMEEFAPTSYHGDLLFFTAAQDPDTHPERHRAWQPYVDGRVDNHDIPCVHGEMTRPGPLERIGPALNTATHRRNPA; this is translated from the coding sequence ATGACCCAGCCCGCGCTGGCCGACGTACTGCCCCTGACCCCCCTCCAGGAGGGCCTGCTCTTCCACGCCGTGTACGAGCACGAGCGGGACGCCGCCGACGTGTACCTCGTGCAACTGGTCTTCGAAATCGAGGACCCGGTCGACGCCGAACGGCTCCGCGCCGCCTGGCAGGCCCTCCTGGACCGCCACCCCAACCTCCGCGCCGCCTTCCGGCGCCGCAAGGGCGGTGCCCCCGTCCAGGTCGTCCCGCACCGTGCGGCCCTGCCGTGGACCGAGACGGGCATCGACTCCGAGACCGCGTGGTCCCAACTGCTCGACGAGGACCGCGACCGCGGCTTCGACCCGGCCACCCCGCCCCTGATCCGCTGCACCCTGGCACACCTGCCCGACGGACGGCACCGCCTCCTCGTCACCCACCACCACATCCTTCTCGACGGCTGGTCGGTCTCCGTCCTGGTCCGCGAACTCCTCGCCCTGTACGGGAAGTCCGAGCCCGACCTGCCGCCCGCCCCCGCCTACCGCACCTTCCTCGAATGGCTCACCCGCCAGGACCGCACCGCCGCGGAGACCGCCTGGCGGACCGCCCTGGACGGGGTGACCGAACCGACCCGCCTGGCCCCGCCCCACCCCGGCCCCGGCCCGCTCGCCCAGGCCCGCGCCGAACTGCCGGAAGCCACCGGGGCCGCCCTCACCGCCCTTGCCCGCAAGCTCGGCATAACCGCCAACACCCTGGTGCAGACCGCCTGGTCGATCCTGCTCAGCCGGACGACCGGCCGCAACGACGTGCTGTTCGGCGCCACCGTCTCCGGCCGCCCCGCCGCCCTGCCCGGCGTCGAGTCGATGGTCGGACTCTTCGTGAACACCGTGCCGGTTCGGGTACGGCTGCGCCCCGACCGCGCGCTGAGCGCACTGCTCCGCGACGTCCAGGGCGGATTCGTCGGCCTCCTCGACCACCACCACCTCGGCCTGGCCGACATCCAGCGCACCACCGGCCTGCCCGAACTCTTCGACACCCTCGTCGTGTTCGAGAACTACCCGATGGAGGAGGCCACCAGGGCGGACGCCGGCGGTCTTCGCATCACCGGGACGAGCGGCCGCGACGCCACCCACTATCCCGTGACCCTCGTCGCCTTCCCCGGACCACGCCTGCGCTTCCGGCTCGCCCACCGGGCCGACCTCTTCGAGGACGGGTGGGCCGACGCCCAACTCGCCCACCTCGTGCACATCCTGGAGACCATCGCCGCCCACCCGGAACTCCCGCTCGGCCGCCTCGGACTCCTCGACCCCGGGAGCGACCCCCGCCCCGACCCGGCCACCGAACCGGCGCCCACCACCCACACCCTCATCGGCCTGTGGACGGCCCAGGTGAGCGCCATCCCCGACGCGGAGGCGATCAAGGCAGCCGGCACGAGTCTTTCGTACGCCGAACTCGACGCGCGGGCCGAACTGTTGGCACGGAGACTCACCGCGCTGGGCGCCGGACCGGAACAGGTCGTCGGCATCGCCCTCCCGCGTACGCCCGACCTGGTCGTCGCCGTCCTCGCCGTACTGAAGGCGGGGGCGGCCTATCTGCCGCTCGACCCCGCGTACCCGAAGGATCGGCTCGCCTACATCGTCGAGGACGCCCGACCGGTGGCGGTCCTGGCCACGGCCGAAACGGCAGGAGTGCTTCCCGAGGACACCGAACTCGTCCTGATCGAGACGGAGGTGACGGATCATCAGACCTCGCTGAAGAGTCCGCTCCCCGGCAACCTCGCCTACATCACCTACACGTCCGGATCCACCGGCCGCCCCAAGGGAGTCCTCGCCACCCACCGCAACGCGGTCGAGTTCGTCGAGTGGACTCACCGTGCCCTCGGCCCCGACGCGCTGCAAAAAGTCCTCTTCTCGACCTCCCTCAACTTCGACGTCTCGGTGTTCGAGATCTTCGCCCCCCTGCTGTGCGGCGGACGCATCGAACTCGTCGACAGCCTGCTGTCCCTCACCGCCTCCGGCACCGACGCCGGACTCATCAGCGGCGTGCCGTCGGTGATGGCCGGAGTGGTCTCCGAACGCCCCGACGCCACACCGCACACCGTGGCCCTGGGCGGCGAGCCCATCACCGCACAACTGCGCGCGGAGCTCGAAGCCGCCTTCCCCGGAGCCAGGCTGGTCAACTTCTACGGGCCCACCGAGGCCACGATCTACGCCACCGCCTGGCGTTCCGACGACGACCCCGCGGAGGGCTCACCGCCCCTCGGTGAACCACTCGCCCGCAACTGCCTCTACCTCCTCGACCAGGCCCTGCGGCCCGTCCCCGACGGGATCGTCGGCGAGATCCACCTCGGCGGAGGCGGCCCCGCGCGTGGCTATCTCGGCCGCCCGGGTCTCACCGCCGGCCGGTTCGTCGCCGACCCGTTCGGGGCGCCGGGAGAGCGGATGTACCGGACCGGAGACCTCGCGGTCCGTGACCGCGACGGACGGCTGCGGTTCGTCGGACGCGCCGACCACCAGGTCAAGATCCGCGGCTTCCGCGTCGAACTCGGCGAGATCGAGGCCGTACTGACGGCACACCCCGCCGTGGCGCGAGCGGCCGTGACGGTACGTCAGGACGGGCGGGGTGAAAAGCAGTTGGTGGCCTACGTCGTGCCGTACGCCGTCGCCGGTACGCCCCCCACGAGCACCGGCACGGACACGCTGCTCGCCGAACTGCGCGCGCACCTGTCCCGTACGCTTCCCGCCCACATGGTCCCCGCCACGATCGTGCCGCTCGCCGCCCTCCCGTGCACCGCCAGCGGCAAGACCGACCGCACGGCCCTGCCCGACCCCGCCGCGCCCGCCGCGACCGACAGCGCTCCGCGGACCCCGCAGGAGGAGCGTCTGCGCACGATCGTCGCCGACGTCCTCGGGCTGGACGCCACCCGCGTCGGCGTCCACGACAGCTTCTTCGACCTCGGCGGCCACTCCCTGCTGACCCCGCGTCTGACCGCCCGCATCCGCACCGACCTCGGCGCCGAACTGCCCCTGCGTGCCGTGTTCGAGACCCCGAGCGTCGCCGGGCTGGCAGAGCGGCTGCGGGGCGGCGCGTCGGGTGCGGCACCCCTGGACGCCGTACTGCCACTGCGCACCCGCGGCGCCAAGGAACCGCTCTTCTGCCTCCCGCCCGCCTCCGGACTCGCCTGGGGCTTCGCCGGACTCGCCCGTCATCTCGACCCCGAAAGGCCCCTGTACGGGCTCCAGTCGAAGGGGCTGACCCCAGGCGACCCGCGCTCGGGCAGCCTGCGGGAGACGGTCGCCGACCACATCACACGCATCCGGGAGATCCAGACCGAAGGCCCCTACCACCTGCTCGGCTACTCCATGGGCGGCCTGGTGGCCTACGACGTCGCGGTGACCCTCCAGAAGCAAGGCCACGAGGTCGCCCTGCTGGCGATGCTCGACGCCTACCCCGGCGTCTGGATCACCCGGGGCGCCCGCGCGGCGGACCGGCCGACCCTCCTGCGCAGCCTCCTCAGCATCCTGGGCCGCCCGCAGCCCGACGCAACGGAACCCCTCACCGACGCCCGCTTCGCCGAACTCGTACGCGAGACACCCGACATGACCGCGAGCCTCGACGACACCGAACTCGCAGCACTGGTCGAGGTCACCGCCGGGAACCGGCGTCTGATGGAGGAGTTCGCCCCCACGTCGTACCACGGTGACCTGCTGTTCTTCACGGCCGCACAAGATCCGGACACGCACCCGGAACGGCACCGCGCCTGGCAGCCGTACGTCGACGGACGCGTCGACAACCACGACATCCCCTGCGTCCACGGGGAGATGACCCGGCCGGGCCCGCTGGAGCGGATCGGCCCCGCACTGAACACCGCAACCCACCGGAGGAACCCCGCATGA